One genomic segment of Fusobacterium sp. IOR10 includes these proteins:
- a CDS encoding PocR ligand-binding domain-containing protein translates to MDYKGEPVTEKTDFSEFCKFVREDPNARKICMSSDAYGSIQAAVTKKTHIYICPCGLVEIAIPIVINGHYLGGFIGGQINCPDVPNDISIPSLKNVMKQDEKILRESSKLISKTNKISYKELISISELVSLIITQMAKNKMLKIKENKEIKENLETLKEKRKLTEIKYNLKEVQLKIIRSQLQSHFLYNCLNSISNMAIIEEAEKTNEIVVKFSEYLRLAFENKKTSIKMSEELQTVDDYLKIQKIRFGDKLDYKIILDDNLKNQKIPYYTIMPFVEDAVVYGIIPKVDKGTIEINVSGVKEDIIIVIKNNGIIISEEDKIVLNNYYKENKDYKFEIENVEKRFLEAFGKDYDIKREKGSNKETTITIKYPKTYKEEVFLNV, encoded by the coding sequence GTGGATTATAAAGGTGAACCAGTAACAGAAAAAACTGACTTTTCAGAATTTTGTAAATTTGTAAGAGAGGATCCAAATGCTAGGAAAATATGTATGTCATCAGATGCCTATGGATCAATACAAGCAGCAGTAACAAAAAAGACTCACATATATATATGCCCTTGTGGACTTGTTGAAATTGCAATACCAATTGTTATAAATGGACATTATTTAGGTGGATTTATAGGAGGACAGATAAATTGTCCAGATGTTCCTAATGATATATCTATACCTAGTTTAAAAAATGTAATGAAACAAGATGAGAAAATATTAAGAGAATCTTCAAAATTAATATCTAAAACGAACAAGATTTCCTATAAGGAACTTATAAGTATTTCAGAGCTTGTTAGTTTAATAATAACTCAAATGGCAAAAAATAAAATGTTAAAAATAAAAGAAAATAAAGAAATAAAAGAAAATTTAGAAACATTGAAAGAAAAAAGAAAATTGACAGAAATAAAATATAATTTGAAAGAAGTTCAATTAAAAATAATAAGATCCCAATTACAAAGTCATTTTTTATATAATTGTCTAAATTCTATTTCAAATATGGCTATTATAGAGGAAGCAGAAAAAACAAATGAAATAGTAGTTAAGTTTTCAGAATACTTGAGGTTAGCTTTTGAAAATAAAAAAACTAGCATAAAAATGTCTGAGGAATTACAAACAGTGGACGATTATTTGAAAATACAAAAAATTAGATTTGGAGATAAATTAGATTACAAAATTATATTAGATGATAATTTAAAAAATCAGAAGATACCCTACTATACTATTATGCCCTTTGTTGAAGATGCAGTTGTGTATGGGATTATACCTAAAGTAGATAAGGGGACAATAGAAATAAATGTTAGTGGTGTAAAAGAAGATATTATTATAGTTATAAAAAATAATGGAATTATAATTTCAGAAGAGGATAAAATAGTTTTAAATAATTATTATAAGGAAAATAAGGACTATAAATTTGAAATTGAAAATGTTGAAAAAAGATTTTTAGAAGCCTTTGGTAAAGACTATGATATTAAAAGGGAGAAGGGATCTAATAAGGAAACAACTATAACTATAAAATATCCAAAAACATATAAAGAGGAAGTGTTTTTAAATGTATAA
- the eutJ gene encoding ethanolamine utilization protein EutJ, translating to MLIERKILSDFSKLVRENRNQNFQSNLKVGVDLGTSNIVISVLDENNNPIAGMTKESKVVKDGIVVDFIGAINVLKIMKAKLEDTLSVKLINAATAIPPGIIKGNIKCISNVVEGAGFEVINIVDEPTAASTVLNIKNGAVVDVGGGTTGISILKNGEVIYTGDEPTGGIHMSLVIAGYYGCSIEEAETIKKDKNRESEVFEIVRPVVEKMASIVKGFLKDYEVHEIYVVGGAASFEGFEEVFEKFIGIKTIKTNESLFVTPLGIAMNCN from the coding sequence ATGCTTATAGAAAGAAAGATATTATCAGATTTTTCAAAATTAGTAAGGGAAAATAGAAATCAAAATTTTCAATCAAACTTAAAAGTAGGAGTTGATTTAGGAACTTCTAATATAGTTATATCAGTTTTAGATGAGAATAATAATCCAATAGCAGGAATGACTAAAGAATCAAAAGTTGTTAAAGATGGAATAGTTGTGGACTTTATTGGAGCTATAAATGTTTTAAAAATTATGAAAGCTAAACTAGAAGATACTCTTTCAGTAAAACTTATAAATGCAGCTACAGCAATTCCTCCAGGAATCATTAAGGGTAATATAAAATGTATTTCAAATGTTGTTGAAGGAGCTGGATTTGAAGTTATAAATATTGTTGACGAACCAACTGCAGCTTCCACTGTTTTAAATATAAAAAATGGAGCAGTGGTAGATGTTGGAGGTGGAACAACAGGAATAAGTATATTAAAAAATGGAGAAGTTATTTATACAGGGGATGAACCTACAGGGGGAATACATATGTCTCTTGTAATTGCTGGGTACTATGGATGTTCTATTGAGGAAGCTGAAACTATAAAAAAAGATAAAAATAGAGAAAGTGAAGTTTTTGAAATAGTCAGACCAGTTGTGGAAAAGATGGCAAGTATTGTAAAAGGTTTTTTAAAAGACTATGAAGTACATGAGATATATGTTGTAGGTGGAGCTGCATCTTTTGAAGGATTTGAAGAAGTATTTGAAAAATTTATAGGAATTAAAACTATAAAAACAAATGAGTCATTATTTGTAACGCCGCTTGGAATAGCAATGAACTGCAATTAA
- the pduL gene encoding phosphate propanoyltransferase encodes MENILEIITKNVIEKLKESEKYQVPIGVSNRHVHLCEKDLNILFGDGYKLTKKSQLKQPGQFAANEVVTIRGKKGQFEKVRILGPVRTKTQVEISITDSFKLGVKSMVKQSGHLNNTPGIKIIGPKGEVDIPQGTIVALRHIHLTPTMARNLKLKDNDAIGVQTLGERKGIMGNVLVRVSEKSSTEMHIDVDEANAFELKNNDIAIIKKKQVI; translated from the coding sequence TTGGAAAATATTTTAGAAATAATTACAAAAAATGTGATTGAAAAATTAAAAGAATCTGAAAAATATCAAGTTCCAATAGGAGTTTCAAACAGGCATGTTCATCTTTGTGAAAAGGATTTAAATATCCTATTTGGAGATGGCTATAAGTTAACAAAGAAATCTCAATTAAAACAACCTGGACAATTTGCTGCAAATGAAGTGGTGACAATTAGAGGAAAAAAAGGTCAATTTGAAAAAGTTAGAATTTTAGGACCAGTGAGAACTAAAACTCAGGTGGAAATTTCAATTACAGACAGTTTTAAATTAGGAGTAAAATCAATGGTTAAACAATCAGGACATTTAAATAATACTCCAGGAATAAAAATAATTGGTCCAAAGGGTGAGGTGGATATTCCTCAAGGTACAATTGTAGCATTAAGACATATACATTTGACTCCTACTATGGCTAGAAATTTAAAATTAAAGGACAATGATGCAATTGGAGTACAAACTCTAGGAGAAAGAAAAGGAATAATGGGAAATGTTTTAGTGAGAGTTTCAGAAAAATCTTCCACTGAGATGCATATTGATGTGGACGAGGCCAATGCCTTTGAGCTAAAAAACAATGATATTGCTATTATTAAGAAAAAGCAGGTGATTTAA
- a CDS encoding response regulator — protein sequence MYKVLIVDNEFLMRKAMKKAISSIDGFQVVNSFDNGESAIKYCHENFVNIIFIDLVFPRMCGLDIVRQILKVNPDIYVCVLTSYIDFELKKEDIFFKINKYLFKPISLSKIKEILETYKITCKSNDIKIENLVNLLKEGNYRNIYTNIFQLSKDLKKTLPNDEEELKKSLFKLKDKIYRELTIEQNIVKEEIKNIQISSEIDIAFWLFNLLDKILKNISIKKYIILEDVLNFIDNNIYKNLSLNDITDKCIISQGYLSRIFKSTFSISVMEYVHLRKIMIAKRELIFSNKSIGEIAFELEYNESNYFGKVFKKYEKITPFQFRTRYKIQNKE from the coding sequence ATGTATAAAGTATTGATAGTTGATAACGAGTTTCTAATGAGAAAAGCAATGAAAAAGGCTATATCTAGTATAGATGGTTTTCAAGTTGTAAATTCCTTTGACAATGGAGAATCAGCTATTAAATATTGCCACGAAAATTTTGTAAATATAATATTTATAGATTTAGTATTTCCAAGAATGTGTGGGCTAGATATAGTTAGACAAATCTTAAAGGTGAATCCAGATATTTATGTTTGTGTTTTAACGTCTTATATAGATTTTGAATTAAAAAAAGAAGATATATTTTTTAAGATAAATAAATATCTATTTAAACCAATATCTTTATCTAAGATAAAGGAAATTTTAGAGACATATAAAATTACATGTAAAAGTAATGATATTAAAATAGAAAACTTAGTTAATCTATTAAAAGAAGGAAATTATAGGAATATATATACAAATATTTTTCAATTATCAAAGGATTTGAAAAAAACATTACCAAATGATGAAGAGGAATTAAAAAAATCTCTATTTAAACTAAAGGATAAAATCTATAGAGAATTAACTATAGAACAAAATATTGTTAAGGAAGAGATTAAAAATATACAAATATCAAGTGAAATAGATATTGCATTTTGGTTATTTAATTTACTAGATAAAATTTTAAAAAATATAAGTATAAAAAAATATATAATTTTAGAAGATGTATTAAATTTTATAGATAACAATATTTATAAAAATCTAAGTTTAAATGACATTACAGATAAATGTATCATAAGCCAAGGATATTTAAGTAGAATATTTAAATCTACATTTAGCATAAGTGTAATGGAATATGTACATTTAAGAAAAATAATGATAGCAAAAAGAGAGCTTATTTTTTCAAATAAAAGTATAGGAGAAATTGCTTTTGAACTAGAATATAATGAAAGCAATTATTTTGGAAAAGTTTTTAAAAAATATGAAAAAATAACACCTTTTCAATTTAGAACTAGATATAAAATTCAAAATAAAGAATAG
- a CDS encoding EutN/CcmL family microcompartment protein, which translates to MYIAKVIGNVVSTSKNEKLIGSTLLIIKRLDENKNPIGLSEIALDTVGAGTGEIVIVASGSSARLAVKKEEIPPVDLSIIGIVDSVEVNDFLE; encoded by the coding sequence ATGTATATAGCTAAAGTTATAGGAAATGTAGTTTCCACAAGTAAAAATGAAAAATTAATAGGTTCAACATTACTTATTATTAAAAGATTAGATGAAAATAAAAATCCAATTGGACTAAGTGAGATTGCTTTGGATACTGTGGGAGCAGGAACTGGAGAAATTGTAATTGTAGCAAGTGGAAGTTCTGCAAGACTTGCTGTGAAAAAGGAAGAAATTCCTCCAGTTGATTTATCCATTATAGGGATAGTTGATTCTGTAGAGGTAAATGATTTTTTAGAATAG
- a CDS encoding BMC domain-containing protein has translation MGNEALGMIETKGLVGAIEAADAMVKAANVTLIGYEKIGSGLVTVMVRGDVGAVKASVDAGAVAAGNVGEVVSKHVIARPHLDTEKILPSVLENKK, from the coding sequence ATGGGAAATGAAGCCTTAGGAATGATAGAAACTAAAGGATTAGTAGGAGCAATAGAAGCAGCAGATGCCATGGTAAAGGCAGCAAATGTAACTCTTATAGGATATGAAAAAATAGGATCAGGGCTTGTAACTGTTATGGTAAGAGGAGATGTGGGAGCAGTAAAGGCTTCTGTAGATGCAGGGGCAGTAGCAGCTGGAAATGTTGGGGAAGTTGTTTCTAAACATGTAATTGCACGTCCTCACTTGGATACAGAAAAGATATTACCATCAGTATTAGAAAATAAAAAATAG
- the tsaA gene encoding tRNA (N6-threonylcarbamoyladenosine(37)-N6)-methyltransferase TrmO has product MKIIFEPIGYVHSEFKNVKDIPTQSVLASEKIGKIELLDKFKDGLLGLKKGMYIVVLFNFHESKDYKLIQSPCYTNEEKGVFSIRSPFRPNGIGMSIVKIESIRDNILEFKGLDMLDKTPILDIKPYVASLNPKID; this is encoded by the coding sequence ATGAAGATAATTTTTGAACCAATAGGATATGTTCACTCTGAATTTAAAAATGTAAAGGATATACCAACTCAAAGTGTTTTAGCTAGTGAAAAGATAGGGAAAATAGAATTATTAGATAAGTTTAAAGATGGACTTTTAGGATTAAAAAAAGGAATGTATATTGTAGTTTTATTTAATTTTCATGAGTCTAAAGATTATAAATTAATTCAAAGCCCATGTTATACAAATGAAGAAAAGGGAGTATTTTCAATAAGATCTCCATTTAGACCAAATGGAATAGGAATGTCAATTGTGAAAATAGAAAGTATAAGGGACAATATCCTTGAATTTAAAGGTTTAGATATGTTGGATAAAACACCAATTTTAGATATAAAACCATATGTAGCTAGTTTAAATCCAAAAATTGATTAA
- a CDS encoding heme-binding protein has product MENKKLTSEALLKSILEISCENNQNLNLSLANKLARRAIKKAESINVKIVVSILDSGGNLILLNRMDNSFLGSIDVSINKAYTALSFNIPTHLLKKLVEPNGELYTLENSNNGRIIAFGGGYPIKINKELLGGIGISGGTAKEDTEIVEYALEIIKTE; this is encoded by the coding sequence ATGGAAAATAAAAAATTAACTTCAGAAGCACTTTTAAAATCAATTTTAGAAATAAGTTGTGAAAATAATCAAAATTTAAATTTATCCCTAGCTAACAAACTAGCTAGAAGAGCCATTAAAAAAGCAGAGTCAATAAATGTAAAAATTGTAGTTTCTATACTAGACAGTGGGGGAAATTTAATTTTGCTAAACAGAATGGATAATTCATTTTTAGGAAGTATAGATGTTTCTATAAATAAGGCCTATACAGCTTTAAGCTTTAATATTCCCACACATTTATTGAAAAAATTAGTGGAACCAAATGGAGAATTATATACACTTGAAAACAGTAATAATGGAAGAATTATTGCTTTTGGTGGTGGATATCCAATAAAAATAAATAAAGAATTACTAGGTGGTATAGGAATTAGTGGGGGCACTGCTAAAGAAGATACTGAAATAGTTGAATATGCATTGGAAATAATAAAAACAGAGTAG
- a CDS encoding ATP/GTP-binding protein, with translation MLKEFKIRNFKSFKNEEILSLKPVDKKEENLDPFNIANLGENKILKSAVIYGHNSFGKSNLFKGLHKMISIIRYCINSDYLIQVDDYKLDGISENKPTMFEISFILNGIVYTYGFEVFENLVVKEWLYKKDDLETKIFQREGSLNNTITLNSKYKCYEKYVEFTKESELFLSSMEKNNVSGEIKDIFDYISNKIKVFSIDMVVEKKLGKNQILKTLKTVDLKVYGPEAKKEGEKLENIISDFEENEIVGSKKLYYIMDQILDALNNGEVLFIDELDYKLHNLIVKYLIGLFHDLSINKKNAQLVFNTYDFYLLEEKLFRRDQIYFTDKDECGVTTLYSLGDFKGVKRKTSLLAHYLAGHFGPIGNIKEK, from the coding sequence ATGCTAAAAGAATTTAAAATAAGAAATTTTAAATCATTTAAAAATGAAGAGATTCTTTCTTTAAAACCTGTTGATAAAAAGGAAGAAAATTTAGATCCTTTTAATATAGCCAACTTAGGGGAAAACAAGATTTTAAAATCTGCAGTAATATATGGTCATAATTCCTTTGGAAAATCCAACTTATTTAAAGGTCTGCATAAAATGATATCAATAATAAGATATTGTATTAATTCTGATTATCTAATTCAAGTGGATGACTATAAATTAGATGGTATTAGTGAAAATAAACCTACAATGTTTGAAATTAGTTTCATATTAAATGGGATAGTTTATACTTATGGCTTTGAAGTTTTTGAAAATTTAGTAGTAAAAGAATGGCTTTATAAAAAAGATGATTTAGAAACTAAAATTTTTCAAAGGGAAGGATCTTTAAATAATACTATAACATTAAATTCAAAGTACAAGTGTTATGAAAAATATGTGGAATTTACCAAGGAAAGTGAATTATTTTTATCTTCAATGGAAAAAAACAATGTTTCAGGGGAAATAAAGGATATTTTTGATTATATTTCAAATAAAATTAAAGTATTTTCAATTGATATGGTAGTTGAAAAAAAATTAGGCAAAAATCAAATTCTAAAAACTTTAAAAACTGTAGATTTAAAAGTTTATGGCCCTGAAGCAAAGAAAGAGGGAGAGAAATTAGAAAATATAATTTCTGATTTTGAAGAAAATGAAATAGTAGGATCTAAAAAGTTGTATTATATAATGGATCAAATACTAGATGCTTTAAATAATGGGGAAGTTTTGTTCATAGACGAACTAGACTATAAATTACATAATTTAATAGTAAAGTATTTAATTGGTTTATTTCATGACTTATCAATAAATAAAAAAAATGCTCAATTGGTATTTAATACCTATGACTTTTATCTTTTAGAAGAAAAATTATTTAGAAGGGACCAAATATATTTTACAGATAAAGATGAATGTGGGGTTACAACTTTATATTCTTTAGGAGACTTTAAAGGGGTAAAAAGAAAGACAAGTTTACTTGCCCATTACCTAGCTGGGCATTTTGGACCTATTGGTAATATAAAAGAAAAATAA
- a CDS encoding ATP-binding protein, giving the protein MFLSTMSHDIKTPMNAIIGMTELSYGLIDKNNTQLKKNLDIIRDSSKTLMTIINEVLDMNRISSGHIKFIAEKFKMSDLQKSILESFEFMIQLKKQKVYVHLNIIHDFLIGDVKNIKKISCSLLENAIKYTPTEGQIDIYIDEITHNKNKDKFASFLVKVKDNGIGIGKEDQKKIFEPFHRGSNVGNEQGTGLGLPIVKGILDLRGSNLKVESELGKGTTFTIEISFEIDTDHMNNLKKIHLYNLKKDLNFKNKKVLLVEDNEINRLIARKNLEKYNLIVEEAVNGEDGYNKFINRPKNYYSLIFMDLRMPFLDGFCCTKKIRNSNHPDSKKIKIIALTANTFTKDRSLCFEAGMDDYIAKPINVLHLKEILEKHIDI; this is encoded by the coding sequence ATGTTTCTATCAACTATGAGTCACGATATTAAAACTCCAATGAATGCAATAATAGGAATGACTGAATTGTCCTATGGATTAATTGATAAAAATAATACACAACTTAAAAAAAATTTGGATATTATAAGGGACTCTTCTAAAACTCTCATGACTATAATAAATGAAGTTTTAGATATGAATAGAATAAGTAGTGGACACATTAAATTTATAGCAGAAAAATTTAAAATGAGTGATTTACAAAAATCTATTTTAGAATCCTTTGAATTTATGATCCAATTAAAAAAACAAAAAGTTTATGTGCATTTAAATATAATCCATGATTTTCTCATTGGAGATGTGAAAAATATAAAAAAAATTTCATGTAGCTTACTGGAAAATGCAATTAAGTATACTCCAACTGAGGGACAAATAGATATTTATATTGATGAAATTACCCATAACAAAAATAAAGATAAATTTGCTTCTTTCTTAGTAAAAGTAAAGGACAATGGAATTGGAATAGGAAAGGAAGATCAGAAGAAAATATTTGAACCATTTCATAGGGGAAGCAATGTTGGAAATGAACAAGGAACAGGGCTAGGCCTTCCTATTGTTAAAGGTATTTTAGATTTAAGAGGGAGCAATTTAAAAGTTGAAAGTGAACTTGGAAAGGGGACTACCTTTACAATTGAAATTTCATTTGAAATAGACACTGATCATATGAATAATTTAAAAAAAATTCATTTATATAACTTAAAAAAGGACTTAAATTTTAAAAATAAAAAAGTTCTTCTAGTGGAAGACAATGAAATAAATAGACTAATTGCTAGAAAAAATCTTGAAAAATATAATTTAATTGTGGAAGAAGCTGTAAATGGAGAAGATGGATACAATAAATTTATAAATAGACCTAAAAATTATTATTCTCTTATTTTCATGGATCTTAGAATGCCATTTTTAGATGGATTCTGTTGTACTAAAAAAATTAGAAATAGTAATCATCCTGATTCTAAAAAAATAAAAATAATAGCCCTAACTGCAAATACTTTTACAAAGGATAGAAGTTTATGTTTTGAGGCAGGAATGGATGACTATATAGCAAAACCTATTAATGTTTTACATTTAAAAGAGATATTAGAAAAACATATAGATATATGA
- a CDS encoding NAD(P)H-dependent oxidoreductase yields the protein MKVLFIYYSYEGTTDKIAREMGKGLDSKLIRLVVQDEKVHKNKLFKYAWGGMKVLTKTTPKIPTLETNLHAYDLIVIGTPVWAGTYTPAIRTLFKDYDFSDLNVAYFYTDLGGEGHTEINFKEALKDANIKGSLHLKNASKNMKESLEKATDWIEKLTF from the coding sequence ATGAAAGTATTATTTATATATTATTCCTACGAAGGAACTACAGATAAAATAGCTAGGGAAATGGGAAAAGGATTAGATAGCAAGTTAATTAGACTAGTTGTTCAAGATGAGAAAGTTCATAAGAATAAACTCTTTAAATATGCTTGGGGGGGAATGAAAGTACTTACTAAAACAACTCCTAAAATACCAACACTAGAAACTAATTTACATGCATATGATTTAATAGTTATAGGAACACCTGTTTGGGCAGGAACTTACACCCCTGCAATAAGAACATTGTTTAAAGATTATGATTTTTCAGATTTAAATGTTGCATATTTTTATACAGATTTAGGTGGAGAAGGTCATACAGAAATAAACTTCAAAGAAGCTTTAAAAGATGCAAATATAAAGGGAAGTTTACATTTGAAAAATGCAAGTAAAAATATGAAAGAATCTTTGGAAAAAGCCACTGATTGGATAGAAAAGCTTACTTTTTAA
- the metK gene encoding methionine adenosyltransferase, whose translation MIETDFLVTSESVSKAHPDKLCDRVSDAILDKYLECDEYSRVAIETMISNNVLFIAGEVTSKGKVDIDKVAKEVLKESGYDRENVGFNCNKCLIFKNINKQSTDIDLGVSHNNKVGAGDQGIMYGFACDETKGFIPITADLSSKLCEKLDQIKKNKKNNWLLPDGKAQITMLYDKDGNPKKISSIIVSTQHVSGVSYETIHFTILNEVIYDVIPSKYLSRDTEIYINPTGRFVIGGPEGDVGVTGRKIMVDTYGGIARHGGGAFSGKDSTKVDRSGAYMARYVAKNIVAAGLARKCEVSIAYAIGKTDPEMVEVNTFSTEKIPKEYIKAAVNEIFSFSVEDILKNLQLRKPQFLKTAAYGHFGREDQGFKWEETDKAEELKKIAFLSFVKDFKKNKLI comes from the coding sequence ATGATTGAAACTGATTTTTTAGTAACATCAGAATCAGTGAGTAAAGCACATCCAGATAAACTTTGTGACAGAGTGTCTGATGCAATATTAGATAAATATTTAGAATGTGATGAGTATTCAAGAGTTGCAATAGAAACAATGATATCTAATAATGTGTTATTTATAGCTGGTGAAGTTACCTCTAAAGGTAAAGTTGATATAGATAAAGTAGCAAAAGAAGTTTTAAAAGAATCAGGATATGACAGAGAAAATGTGGGATTTAATTGTAATAAATGCTTAATTTTTAAAAATATAAACAAGCAATCCACTGACATAGATTTAGGGGTAAGTCACAATAATAAAGTGGGAGCTGGAGATCAAGGAATCATGTATGGCTTTGCTTGTGATGAGACAAAGGGATTTATTCCAATTACAGCAGATTTATCAAGTAAATTATGTGAGAAACTTGATCAAATTAAAAAAAATAAAAAAAATAATTGGCTTCTACCAGATGGGAAAGCCCAAATAACTATGCTATACGATAAAGATGGGAATCCTAAAAAAATATCCAGTATTATAGTTTCAACTCAACATGTATCTGGAGTAAGTTATGAGACTATACATTTTACAATTTTAAATGAGGTTATATATGATGTAATACCATCAAAATATTTATCAAGGGATACAGAAATATATATAAATCCAACTGGAAGATTTGTTATAGGTGGACCTGAAGGAGATGTAGGTGTTACTGGAAGGAAAATAATGGTTGATACTTATGGGGGAATAGCAAGACATGGAGGAGGAGCATTTTCTGGGAAAGATTCAACAAAGGTTGATAGATCAGGAGCCTATATGGCAAGATATGTTGCTAAAAATATAGTTGCAGCTGGTTTAGCAAGGAAGTGTGAAGTTTCCATAGCCTATGCCATAGGGAAAACAGATCCTGAAATGGTAGAGGTAAATACTTTTTCAACAGAAAAAATTCCTAAAGAATATATAAAAGCAGCTGTAAATGAAATTTTTTCATTTTCAGTGGAAGATATATTGAAAAATTTACAATTAAGAAAACCACAATTTTTAAAAACAGCAGCATATGGACATTTTGGAAGGGAAGACCAAGGATTTAAATGGGAAGAAACAGATAAAGCAGAAGAATTAAAAAAAATAGCCTTTTTGTCCTTTGTGAAGGATTTTAAAAAAAATAAATTAATTTAA
- a CDS encoding aldehyde dehydrogenase family protein gives MYDEDFIQETIKQVIKEMGININSNIVEENNYGIFETMDEAAEASDKAWNIYHMCSMEERKKYVDAIREVVLKKENLSLMSKMTVEETGIGNYEDKVIKNRLAAAKSPGIEDLTTEAITGDQGMMITEYCPFGVIGAICPTTNPTETIICNAIGMLSGGNTVIFSPHPRSTKTSHYIIKLLNEALKEAGAPSNLITTVKEPSIENTNKMMNHPKVRMLVATGGPGIVKTVMSTGKKAIGAGAGNPPVVVDETADVIKAAKDIIAGCSFDNNVPCTAEKEVFVVEKVADLLINTMKENGAYEINNPIIIEKLWKLVSNEKNGTKVEFVGKSAKHILSKIGIEVDDSIKVIIMETSKRHSFVKNEMLMPILPIVRVPDVDAGIDCAVIAENGNRHTAIMHSTNVVKLSKMAKLIQATIFVKNAPSYAGIGGKGGMGYATFTIAGPTGEGLTSAKSFCRKRRCVISDSLHIR, from the coding sequence ATGTATGATGAAGATTTTATACAAGAAACAATTAAACAAGTTATAAAAGAAATGGGAATAAATATAAATTCCAATATAGTGGAAGAAAATAATTATGGAATATTTGAAACTATGGATGAAGCTGCTGAAGCTTCAGATAAAGCCTGGAATATTTATCATATGTGCTCTATGGAAGAGAGAAAAAAATATGTGGATGCTATAAGGGAAGTAGTTTTAAAAAAAGAAAACTTGTCATTAATGTCAAAAATGACAGTTGAAGAAACTGGAATAGGTAACTATGAAGATAAAGTAATAAAAAATAGATTAGCAGCAGCGAAAAGTCCTGGAATAGAAGATCTAACAACAGAGGCTATAACAGGAGATCAAGGAATGATGATTACAGAATATTGTCCTTTTGGAGTTATAGGAGCAATTTGCCCTACAACAAATCCAACAGAAACAATTATATGTAATGCTATTGGAATGTTATCTGGAGGAAATACTGTTATTTTTAGTCCCCATCCAAGATCTACAAAAACATCCCATTATATTATAAAATTATTAAATGAAGCCTTGAAGGAAGCAGGAGCTCCATCTAATTTAATAACAACAGTGAAAGAGCCTTCCATAGAAAATACCAATAAAATGATGAATCATCCAAAGGTAAGAATGTTAGTGGCAACAGGGGGACCTGGAATAGTAAAAACTGTAATGTCCACAGGGAAAAAAGCAATAGGGGCAGGGGCAGGTAATCCACCAGTGGTAGTGGATGAAACTGCTGATGTAATAAAGGCAGCAAAGGATATAATAGCAGGATGTAGTTTTGATAATAATGTTCCTTGTACAGCTGAAAAAGAGGTATTTGTAGTAGAAAAGGTAGCTGATTTACTAATAAATACTATGAAAGAAAATGGAGCTTATGAAATAAATAATCCAATTATTATAGAGAAATTATGGAAATTAGTTTCCAATGAAAAAAATGGGACAAAGGTAGAATTTGTTGGGAAAAGTGCAAAACATATACTGTCTAAAATTGGAATAGAGGTTGATGATTCAATAAAAGTTATTATAATGGAAACATCAAAACGTCATTCATTTGTAAAAAATGAAATGCTAATGCCAATTTTACCAATAGTAAGAGTTCCAGATGTGGATGCAGGAATAGATTGTGCAGTTATAGCAGAAAACGGAAATAGACATACAGCTATTATGCATTCAACAAATGTGGTGAAACTTAGTAAGATGGCAAAACTAATACAAGCTACTATATTTGTAAAAAATGCTCCTTCATATGCAGGAATAGGAGGAAAAGGTGGAATGGGGTATGCAACCTTTACTATAGCTGGTCCCACAGGTGAAGGCTTAACTTCAGCAAAATCATTTTGTAGAAAAAGAAGATGTGTAATTTCTGATTCCCTTCATATAAGATAA